The segment AGACGGACCGCGGCCTGGTTGGCTGCGATCAACTCGTGATTGCAGCAGGGCCACACACTGGTCGCTTGTCCGCCATGCTGGGTCAGGAGGTTCCTATGGCCAGCGCACGCGCCGAGATGATCGTTACTGAGCCGCTTCCCCTGATGGTTCATGGTGGTGTCGACGGGAATGGCCTGCACGGCCGGCAGACCCTGCGCGGCAATCTGGCCTTTGGAGGCGGCCCGCACGAATGGCTGGAGCTGCCCGAGGGAGGCGTATTTGCCAACCCCTCGACCCCGCTGATGGGCCATATCGGCCGCCGCTTGATTGAGATGATGCCGAAGGCCGCACACGCCCGCATCATTCGATCCTGGGCCGGTGTGATCGAGAACACGCCCGACGGGCGTCCCGTGATCGACCGGCTCTCAACGTTTCCTAACGTGGTTGTTGCGACTATGTCCAGCGTGGGCTTTGGTCTCTCACCGTCTAGCGGGCGAGCGATCCGCGATGTAGTTGTCGACGGCACCTGTAGCTTCGCGGACATCTCCTCATTCAGGCTGGCACGATTCGCGAAACTTGAGCCCAACTGGCGTGAATTGCAGGGATGGGTTGCGCTCGCGATGGAGGAGGCCGCATAGAGCACTGTCCGACGGACATGCTCGCTGTTTCTTGACTATACAACCTTGACCACGGGGAGCGTTGAGCGTGAACGCGCTGCCTTGCCTGCGCCTCGCTTATCGCCGTTTCTTCGAAGCTGACTCCGAATGCAGAACGGCTTCATTCGGCGCATCGGCAGGAGGGACACAAGACGTGCGAATCGTTCGATAGCGGCCGCAAAAGGAAATCTGTTCGGAATGGTCTGTCCAGCACGCGGCAAAGATGCAGCAGGCATCGGGTCGATTGCGATTCCATCGTCTTCTCGATGAACTGCAGAGTGAGCGGTGTTCTGACGCCACCTTTCGGATCGGGCTGTGAGGGGCGATGTTCGAAGCCTGTGAGGGCTTCGACATATGACGATTTCAGAGTTTACGCTTAAGTCCAGCGATCTTGAGCCGGTGCGCCGGTTCGAGGTTTTCACGGGCACCGGCCGGCGGCGGGAATGGTCGCCGGAAGAGAAGTCGCGGATCGTGGCGGAAAGCTACGCAGCCGACGAGACGGTATGTGCTGTCGCGCGCCGATACGCTTTGTCCCCGCAGCAACTGTTCACCTGGCGTCGGGCCGCTCGCCAGCCGGCGGCCGAGAGAGTGGCGATGTCGGACTCGTTGTTCGTGCCAGCGGTTGTGGCGGCTCCGACGATGGAACCGACAGCGAAGCGGGCGCCAAGGCAACGCAAACGGAAAGCCGCCCGAGACGGCGGGGTGATCGAGCTGGAGATCGACGGTGTCGCCATGCGTGTTGGCCGCGGCGCCGATGCCAAGACGGTGGCTGCTGTAATCCGCGCGCTGAAGGCGACGCCGTGATCGGACCGACGGGTGCGGTCAAGGTCATGGTGGCGACGAAGCCGGTCGACTTCCGAACGGGCGCGGAGGGTCTGGCCGCACTGGTGCGCGAGACGATGGGCGCCGATCCGTTCAGCGGCGCGGTCTACGTCTTCCGGGCAAAGCGGACGGACCGGATCAAGCTGATCTTCTGGGATGGCACCGGAGTCTGCCTTTATGCCAAACGCCTGGAGGATGGCGAGTTCCGCTGGCCGAAAGTGCATGACGGCGTGATGCGGCTGACGGCCGCGCAACTGTCGGCGCTGCTTGAAGGACTGGACTGGCGGCGGGTCCATGAGGCCCGCCGGACCCGCGTTCCGGTCCAGGCCGGTTGATCCGCGACCAAGTGAATCAGCCCTGATTCCGCAGTCGCGGGCCGTCGGCGAATATGGTCTGATCCGTTCATGGCGACGACGGCGGACCAGCTTCCCGACGATCCGGATGCGCTCAAGGCGATGGTCCTGGCGCGCGATGTCGAGAATGCCCGACTGATCCAGATCATCAAGGAATTGCAGCGTCACCGCTTCGGCCGAAGAGCCGAGACGCTGCCGGAAGACCAGTTGCTGCTGGGGCTCGAAGAGGCAGAGCAGATCGAGGCGTCAGGCATGGAGGATGCCGAACGGCTTTCTCCCGCCGAGCGTCTGACGCGCACCGCGAAGCGTCGCACGAACCGCGGCGCGCTGCCTGCCCATCTTCCTCGCGTGGAGGTGGTCGTCGACATCGACGACCCTGTATGCCCGTGCTGCCGCAACGGCCTAGACCGGATCGGCCAAGACGTGAGCGAGCGGCTCGACATTGTTCCGGCGCTGCTGCGGGTGATCGTCGTGCGCCGTCCCAAATATGCCTGTCGCGCTTGCGAGGACGTTGTCGTGCAGGCTCCGGCGCCCGCACGGCTGATCGAAGGCGGGCTGCCGACCGAGGCGACGGTCGCCCAGGTTCTGGTCTCCAAATACGCCGATCACCTGCCGCTCTATCGTCAGGCGCAGATCTACGCCCGGCAGGGCATCAATCTCGATCGCTCCACGCTCGCCGACTGGGTCGGCCGCGCCGCCTGGCACCTGCGTCCGGTGCATGAGCGGCTGCTTGGCAAGCTGAAGTCCTCGCCGAAGCTGTTCGCCGACGAGACGACCGCGCCGGTGCTCGATCCCGGCCGCGGCAAGACCAAGACGGGCCAACTCTGGGCCTATGCCCGCGATGACCGACCATGGGAGGGAAGCGACCCGCAGGGCGTCGCCTATGTCTATGCGCCGGACCGAAAGGCCGAGCGTCCGATCGCTCATCTCACAGGCTTCACCGGAATCCTTCAGGTCGACGGCTATGGCGGCTATCGCGTGCTGGCCGAGAAAAGCGGCGTGACGCTCGCCTTCTGCTGGGCACACGTGCGCAGGCGCTTTTATGAACTGGCAGCAGCCGGACCAGCGCCGATCCCCAGCGAGGCGCTGAGACGGATCGCCGGGCTCTATAAGATCGAGGACGGCATCCGTGGCCGGTCGGCCGACGAGCGCCGAGCCGTGCGTCAGGAAAAAAGCCGCCCGATCATTGCCGATCTCGAACCATGGCTGCGCGAGAAGCTCGGCCTGATCAGCCAGAAGACCAAGCTCGCCGAGGCGATCCGCTACACGCTCTCGCGCTGGGAAGGCCTCACACGCTTCCTTGATGACGGCCCATCGAGATCGACAGCAACACCGTAGAACGCTCAATCCGTCCTATCGCGCTCAACCGCAAGAATGCACTCTTCGCAGGCTCCGACGGCGGCGCCGAGCATTGGGCCGTCATGGCGACGCTGATCAACACGTGCTTATGCCGCGCGCGGCATAAGGCGGTTTGGACTAACCCGCTCCGCGATTGCGGAGCGGCAAGGAGGGTGTGTGCCGCCGGCGTGGTGTTGATCGCGTCGTCTGTCGCGCTGGTCATGTGTCCACAACAAGCTCCGACTGCGTCAGCATGGAGTGGCTGCTTGCAGCCCATTCCATCGGACAAAGGAGTTTGTCATGACCCAACTTCGCCAGCGTATGAGCGAGGACATGGAGGTGCGCAACCTCGCGCTCAACACCCAGCTCTCCTACCTTCAGCAGGTCTCGCTGTTTGCGCGTCACTTCGGCAAGTCGCCGGACTTGCTCGGGCGAGAGGATATTCGGACCTATCAGGTCTATCTGACCAACGAGAAGAAGCTGTCGCCCGGCTCGATCCACACCGCCATTGCGGCGCTGCGCTTTCTCTACAAGGTGACGCTCGAGAGGGATTGGGCGCTTGAAGAGGTCCTGCCGCTTCCCAAGAAGCCGCAGAAGCTGCCGATCATCCTCAGTCCCGAGGAAGTTCAGCGGTTTCTCGGTTGCGTCCTCGATGTCAAACACCACGCCATACTGACCACTTGCTATGCCGCCGGCTTGCGCATCTCGGAAGCGGTTCAGCTGAAGCCCACGGGCATCGACAGCCAGAGAATGGTCATCCGCGTCGAGCAGGGCAAAGGCCAGAAGGACCGCTACGTGATGCTGTCGCCCAAGCTGCTGGAGATCCTGCGCAACTATTGGAAGGTGCGCCGGCCAAAGGCGTGGCTCTTCCCCGGCGATCGTGCCGACCAGCCGATCAC is part of the Mesorhizobium sp. L-2-11 genome and harbors:
- the tnpB gene encoding IS66 family insertion sequence element accessory protein TnpB (TnpB, as the term is used for proteins encoded by IS66 family insertion elements, is considered an accessory protein, since TnpC, encoded by a neighboring gene, is a DDE family transposase.); the protein is MIGPTGAVKVMVATKPVDFRTGAEGLAALVRETMGADPFSGAVYVFRAKRTDRIKLIFWDGTGVCLYAKRLEDGEFRWPKVHDGVMRLTAAQLSALLEGLDWRRVHEARRTRVPVQAG
- the tnpA gene encoding IS66-like element accessory protein TnpA, which gives rise to MTISEFTLKSSDLEPVRRFEVFTGTGRRREWSPEEKSRIVAESYAADETVCAVARRYALSPQQLFTWRRAARQPAAERVAMSDSLFVPAVVAAPTMEPTAKRAPRQRKRKAARDGGVIELEIDGVAMRVGRGADAKTVAAVIRALKATP
- a CDS encoding NAD(P)/FAD-dependent oxidoreductase — protein: MNEITGASVVIVGGGVTGLSAAWWLAKSGVDVLVIEKGIVGWEASGRNGGGCGHVTSPLYPEMLRLWPIMDELLGYPTEFSANRIHVAVTEEQLAVEKCSAAAVELHGYRCELLDWQQRRALIPLVGDNVAGAYLYHFGGHANPHRTVQGYAWATQDHGGRLMQHCAVTGFRTEGERVVGVETDRGLVGCDQLVIAAGPHTGRLSAMLGQEVPMASARAEMIVTEPLPLMVHGGVDGNGLHGRQTLRGNLAFGGGPHEWLELPEGGVFANPSTPLMGHIGRRLIEMMPKAAHARIIRSWAGVIENTPDGRPVIDRLSTFPNVVVATMSSVGFGLSPSSGRAIRDVVVDGTCSFADISSFRLARFAKLEPNWRELQGWVALAMEEAA
- a CDS encoding tyrosine-type recombinase/integrase, producing MTQLRQRMSEDMEVRNLALNTQLSYLQQVSLFARHFGKSPDLLGREDIRTYQVYLTNEKKLSPGSIHTAIAALRFLYKVTLERDWALEEVLPLPKKPQKLPIILSPEEVQRFLGCVLDVKHHAILTTCYAAGLRISEAVQLKPTGIDSQRMVIRVEQGKGQKDRYVMLSPKLLEILRNYWKVRRPKAWLFPGDRADQPITRDAVGHACAKARDLSGLSKPVTPHSLRHAFAVHLLEAGADVRTIQLLLGHRSLATTAHYLRIATNRVCATSSPFELLPRPAPTVPPPAKPQYF